The Blastococcus sp. HT6-4 genome window below encodes:
- the ligD gene encoding non-homologous end-joining DNA ligase, translating to MRQRVRVDGRQLEVSNLDKVLFPEVSFTKAQVIDYYVRIAPALLPHLSGRPVTFTRWPDGVEGQAFFEKNSARHAPDWVRKVTVPSPGSSKGRETLEMVVLETVADLAWAANLAALELHVPQWQVGSRLQPALPDLLVLDLDPGPNTGITECCHLAERLRARLVDDGLDPVVKTSGSKGMQVYAPIRVADRDHPSRYAKKLAQELSAETPDQVVWRMEKALRPGKVLVDWSQNNTAKTTVAPYSLRARPDATVSTPIGWDEVDAVRDGADPGSLRFRTEEVLARVEEWGDLFDIADRQRATLPAV from the coding sequence GTGAGGCAGCGGGTCCGGGTGGACGGGCGGCAGCTCGAGGTGTCCAACCTGGACAAGGTCCTGTTCCCGGAGGTCTCGTTCACCAAGGCGCAGGTGATCGACTACTACGTCCGCATCGCACCGGCGTTGCTGCCGCACCTCTCCGGCCGGCCGGTCACCTTCACCCGCTGGCCCGACGGTGTGGAGGGGCAGGCCTTCTTCGAGAAGAACAGCGCCCGGCACGCCCCCGACTGGGTGCGGAAGGTGACGGTGCCGAGCCCCGGCAGCTCCAAGGGGCGCGAGACGCTGGAGATGGTCGTCCTCGAGACCGTCGCCGACCTCGCCTGGGCGGCGAACCTGGCGGCGCTGGAGCTGCACGTGCCGCAGTGGCAGGTGGGCAGCAGGCTGCAGCCGGCGCTGCCCGACCTGCTGGTGCTCGACCTCGACCCCGGACCCAACACCGGCATCACGGAGTGCTGCCACCTCGCCGAGCGGCTCCGCGCCCGACTGGTCGACGACGGACTCGACCCGGTCGTGAAGACCTCCGGCTCCAAGGGGATGCAGGTCTACGCGCCGATCCGGGTGGCCGATCGCGACCACCCCAGCCGGTACGCCAAGAAGCTGGCGCAGGAGCTCAGCGCGGAGACGCCCGACCAGGTCGTGTGGCGGATGGAGAAGGCGCTGCGCCCGGGCAAGGTCCTCGTCGACTGGAGCCAGAACAACACCGCGAAGACCACCGTCGCGCCGTACTCGCTGCGGGCGCGACCGGACGCCACGGTCTCCACGCCGATCGGCTGGGACGAGGTGGACGCGGTCCGCGACGGCGCCGACCCCGGCTCGCTGCGGTTCCGCACGGAGGAGGTGCTCGCCCGGGTCGAGGAGTGGGGCGACCTGTTCGACATCGCCGACCGGCAGCGGGCGACGCTCCCGGCGGTCTGA
- the ligD gene encoding non-homologous end-joining DNA ligase, with protein sequence MVAPGPAELPLPMLAVAGELPTADDDAWGYEFKWDGVRAVAAVDGDRLALASRKGGDITVRYPELAALPAGVGGRRTVVDGEIVAMDAAGRPDFGALQNRMHRTGPEVPRLAAARPVTYLVFDLLAHDGADLTGLPYAERRERLEALPPGGRRWVTTPWFRGGGARVHAASRENQLEGVVAKRLDSPYRPGARSPDWVKVKNVRTQSVVVGGWRPGAGRRAGTIGSLLFGVHDDDGRLVYAGHVGTGFTDRALRELQAAVTPRRTSPFAGDLPREVTRDAQWVEPELVGEVAFAGWTAEGRLRHASWRGLRDDVDVADVVVEP encoded by the coding sequence GTGGTCGCGCCCGGCCCGGCCGAGCTCCCGCTGCCCATGCTGGCGGTCGCGGGCGAGCTGCCGACCGCCGACGACGACGCGTGGGGCTACGAGTTCAAGTGGGACGGCGTCCGCGCGGTCGCCGCGGTCGACGGCGACCGCCTGGCGCTCGCCTCGCGCAAGGGTGGCGACATCACCGTCCGCTATCCGGAGCTGGCCGCGCTGCCCGCCGGCGTCGGCGGCCGGCGGACGGTCGTGGACGGGGAGATCGTGGCGATGGACGCGGCCGGCCGCCCCGACTTCGGTGCGCTGCAGAACCGGATGCACCGCACCGGCCCGGAGGTCCCGCGCCTGGCCGCCGCCCGCCCGGTGACCTACCTGGTCTTCGACCTGCTGGCCCACGACGGCGCGGATCTGACCGGGCTGCCCTACGCCGAGCGGAGGGAGCGGCTGGAGGCGCTGCCCCCGGGTGGCCGGCGCTGGGTGACCACGCCGTGGTTCCGGGGCGGGGGAGCGCGGGTGCACGCCGCGAGCCGGGAGAACCAGCTGGAGGGCGTCGTCGCCAAGCGCCTGGACTCGCCGTACCGGCCCGGGGCGCGCAGCCCCGACTGGGTGAAGGTGAAGAACGTGCGCACGCAGTCGGTCGTCGTCGGCGGGTGGCGGCCCGGTGCCGGCCGGCGGGCCGGGACGATCGGCTCGCTGCTCTTCGGCGTCCACGACGACGACGGGCGGCTGGTCTACGCCGGTCACGTCGGCACCGGGTTCACCGACCGGGCGCTGCGCGAGCTGCAGGCCGCGGTGACCCCGCGGCGCACCAGCCCGTTCGCCGGTGACCTCCCGCGGGAGGTCACCCGGGACGCGCAGTGGGTGGAGCCGGAGCTCGTGGGCGAGGTCGCCTTCGCCGGGTGGACCGCCGAGGGCCGGCTGCGCCACGCGTCGTGGCGCGGGCTGCGGGACGACGTCGACGTCGCCGACGTGGTGGTGGAGCCGTGA
- a CDS encoding Ku protein — MRSIWRGAVSFGLVSIGVKLYSATEDHDIRFHQVHAADGGRVKYKRVCSIDGEEVEYGDIAKGYELPDGQLVILTDEDFEQLPLSSRREIEVLEFVDQEQIDPIHFEKTYYLEPDGAATRPYVLLRDALDNAGQVAITKIAIRQRESLAALRVRDGVLVLHTMRWPDEIRRPDFAFLDEDIAVRPQELQMAEALIASMSGEFDPTEFTDDYREAMTALLEAKATGGDVQPVPEVADSGAAVVDLMSALRRSVERARGDDPAPAAPAKKAPAKAAPARKAPARKAPARKASAAGADDAPAAKRAAKKSTAAKKAAPAKKAAAAKKAAATKAAAGEEPPAKRSRRTA; from the coding sequence ATGCGATCGATCTGGCGCGGCGCCGTGTCGTTCGGCCTGGTCAGCATCGGGGTGAAGCTCTACTCCGCCACCGAGGACCACGACATCCGCTTCCACCAGGTGCACGCCGCCGACGGCGGCCGGGTGAAGTACAAGCGGGTCTGCTCCATCGACGGCGAGGAGGTCGAGTACGGCGACATCGCGAAGGGCTACGAGCTGCCCGACGGTCAGCTGGTCATCCTCACCGACGAGGACTTCGAGCAGCTGCCGCTGAGCTCGCGGCGGGAGATCGAGGTGCTCGAGTTCGTCGACCAGGAGCAGATCGACCCGATCCACTTCGAGAAGACCTACTACCTCGAGCCCGACGGCGCCGCGACGCGGCCGTACGTCCTGCTGCGGGACGCGCTGGACAACGCCGGCCAGGTGGCGATCACCAAGATCGCCATCCGGCAGCGCGAGTCGCTCGCGGCGCTGCGGGTCCGCGACGGCGTCCTCGTGCTGCACACCATGCGCTGGCCCGACGAGATCCGGCGCCCCGACTTCGCCTTCCTCGACGAGGACATCGCCGTCCGGCCGCAGGAGCTGCAGATGGCCGAGGCGCTGATCGCCTCCATGTCCGGCGAGTTCGACCCCACCGAGTTCACCGACGACTACCGCGAGGCGATGACCGCGCTGCTGGAGGCGAAGGCGACCGGCGGCGACGTCCAGCCGGTGCCGGAGGTGGCCGACAGCGGCGCCGCGGTCGTCGACCTGATGAGCGCTCTCCGGCGCAGCGTCGAGCGGGCCCGCGGCGACGACCCGGCCCCGGCCGCACCGGCGAAGAAGGCGCCGGCGAAGGCCGCGCCGGCCAGGAAGGCGCCGGCCAGGAAGGCGCCGGCGCGGAAGGCCTCCGCGGCGGGGGCCGACGACGCGCCCGCCGCGAAGCGGGCGGCGAAGAAGAGCACCGCCGCGAAGAAGGCCGCTCCGGCGAAGAAGGCCGCTGCCGCGAAGAAGGCGGCCGCCACGAAGGCCGCCGCCGGCGAGGAGCCGCCGGCCAAGCGCTCCCGCCGCACCGCCTGA
- a CDS encoding DUF1360 domain-containing protein, with amino-acid sequence MAIADEVQRMGAPLRRWARIQKREYGNGEARPLGGDLGAMGVYVGLVTAGAAVVRASGRELPERIPFGDAALLTIATFRLARRLAKDPVTAPLRAPFTAFQGPSGHAEVAEEVREHGGVKHAVGELLTCPFCLAQWVGTAFVFGYVSAPRATRLAALTMTTVAGSDVLQFVYDAIQNGALAPADDEADVQV; translated from the coding sequence ATGGCGATCGCAGACGAGGTGCAGCGGATGGGCGCCCCCCTCCGCAGGTGGGCCCGGATCCAGAAGCGCGAGTACGGGAACGGGGAGGCCCGGCCGCTGGGCGGCGACCTCGGCGCCATGGGGGTGTACGTGGGCCTGGTGACCGCCGGGGCGGCGGTGGTGCGCGCCTCGGGGCGCGAGCTGCCGGAGCGGATCCCCTTCGGCGACGCCGCACTCCTCACGATCGCGACGTTCCGACTGGCCCGCCGGCTGGCCAAGGACCCCGTGACCGCGCCGCTCCGGGCGCCCTTCACCGCGTTCCAGGGGCCGTCGGGTCACGCGGAGGTGGCCGAGGAGGTGCGCGAGCACGGCGGGGTGAAGCACGCCGTCGGAGAGCTGCTGACCTGCCCGTTCTGCCTGGCGCAGTGGGTCGGGACGGCGTTCGTCTTCGGCTACGTCTCCGCACCCCGTGCGACGCGGCTGGCGGCCCTGACCATGACCACGGTGGCCGGCTCGGACGTCCTGCAGTTCGTGTACGACGCGATCCAGAACGGGGCGCTGGCCCCCGCCGACGACGAGGCCGACGTGCAGGTCTGA
- a CDS encoding STAS domain-containing protein produces the protein MTTSDLPAEGQPDVSTEGTEAPFDDVITLSTSTDEDGTVTVTVVGEVDTFTAPVLRSTLDSQLEQQPRELVIDLSGVQFLGSAGLAVLVETQKSARSRDVALRLIATTRAVTRPLEVTGLIDLFTIADSPAR, from the coding sequence GTGACCACTTCCGACCTGCCTGCCGAGGGGCAGCCCGACGTGTCGACCGAGGGCACCGAGGCGCCCTTCGACGACGTGATCACGCTCTCGACCTCCACCGATGAGGACGGCACGGTCACGGTCACGGTCGTCGGCGAGGTGGACACCTTCACCGCCCCCGTGCTGCGCTCAACGCTGGACAGCCAGCTCGAGCAGCAGCCGCGGGAGCTCGTGATCGACCTCTCCGGCGTCCAGTTCCTGGGCTCCGCCGGCCTCGCCGTCCTCGTCGAGACGCAGAAGTCCGCCCGCAGCCGCGACGTCGCGCTGCGCCTGATCGCCACCACCCGCGCGGTCACCCGCCCGCTCGAGGTGACCGGCCTGATCGACCTCTTCACGATCGCCGACAGCCCCGCGCGCTGA
- a CDS encoding DNA topoisomerase IB, producing the protein MRLRRSDVHGPGYRRRRAGRGFAYYDTDGALIKDDRLDRIRALAVPPAWKDVWICPWPNGHIQATGVDAAGRRQYRYHDAWRARRDAEKHERVLEIARQLPDVRDAVVSALRTRGLNRERVLATAIRLLDLGAFRVGSEQYAEENGTYGLATLRREHVRVRGERTFFSYTAKGGIEREVELTDRPTATVVRQLLERPEGTGEELLAYRTDDGVWRDVTSDEINAFLKEISGAEITAKDFRTWNATVLMAAILAEVPPPATKTARKKVVNAAYRTVSEQLGNTPAVCKASYVDPRVVDRFEHGETVADALHAADETLATEGVADRDTQKVLEQAVCALLSG; encoded by the coding sequence GTGAGACTGCGGCGCAGCGACGTGCACGGCCCCGGGTACCGACGCCGGCGGGCGGGGCGGGGCTTCGCCTACTACGACACCGACGGTGCGCTGATCAAGGACGACCGGCTCGACCGGATCCGGGCGCTGGCCGTCCCGCCCGCCTGGAAGGACGTCTGGATCTGCCCGTGGCCCAACGGCCACATCCAGGCCACCGGCGTCGACGCGGCCGGCCGGCGTCAGTACCGGTACCACGACGCTTGGCGGGCCCGTCGCGACGCGGAGAAGCACGAGCGGGTGCTGGAGATCGCCCGGCAGCTGCCCGACGTGCGCGACGCCGTCGTCTCGGCGCTGCGCACCCGGGGGTTGAACCGTGAGCGGGTGCTGGCCACCGCGATCCGGCTGCTGGACCTGGGTGCGTTCCGCGTCGGCAGCGAGCAGTACGCGGAGGAGAACGGCACCTACGGCCTGGCCACGCTGCGCCGTGAGCACGTCCGGGTGCGCGGGGAGCGGACCTTCTTCTCCTACACGGCCAAGGGCGGCATCGAGCGGGAGGTCGAGCTGACCGACCGCCCCACGGCCACCGTGGTGCGGCAGCTCCTGGAGCGCCCCGAGGGCACCGGCGAGGAGCTGCTGGCCTACCGGACCGACGACGGCGTGTGGCGGGACGTCACCAGCGACGAGATCAACGCGTTCCTGAAGGAGATCAGCGGAGCGGAGATCACCGCGAAGGACTTCCGGACCTGGAACGCCACCGTCCTCATGGCCGCCATCCTGGCCGAGGTGCCGCCGCCGGCGACGAAGACCGCGCGGAAGAAGGTCGTCAACGCCGCCTACCGGACGGTGTCCGAGCAGCTGGGCAACACACCGGCGGTCTGCAAGGCCAGCTACGTCGACCCCCGGGTGGTCGACCGCTTCGAGCACGGGGAGACCGTGGCCGATGCCCTGCACGCCGCGGACGAGACCCTGGCGACGGAGGGCGTGGCCGACCGGGACACCCAGAAGGTGCTGGAGCAGGCCGTCTGCGCCCTGCTCTCCGGCTGA
- a CDS encoding SpoIIE family protein phosphatase, which yields MSASSGSLPPAPDGTLDTGSAVLLAALESAPDAVFCLASDGAGPLWANARARALDAGRNGLPEVAGRPVADLVDIAISTGRPETAHGALGVDGPLATVTARPMTVAGEPGAVVIVEEFGTDTAGNVHLAQLSLLPPSLPLLPDLRLSGSYHRATDVSVAGGDWYDAVPLGKGRVALVVGDAVGHGVPAAGAMSRLRGAMRSTLLRDPEPGAVLGALDDFAAQMDDVEGASIFYGVLDAATGWLVYSAAGHPAPLVIGADGDTSFLEVTPRPPLGSLPGAPTPVHEDRLPQGATLVLFSNGAVLGTADAPAEALDRLGEVAREVLAVPGALDVEAGSGLAAAVAEGVRRPHGWLDDVAVLVAHRRATPHESLHLDLVAVPSALPGVRRRLNAWLAGLGMGEQDRVGVMVAVGEACANAAEHAYRGAEPGPMSVTAKVDVDGMLTVTVQDQGTWRPPDRDPGDRGRGLLIMRQLVDGVTLEEDHGTTVTLSFRLRRTPDEELDQYRVCDNAEVVVDREGDRPVVRVSGAVDAPAAEQLRIRMLEASHGGAARMELDLCRVSLFSSAAVRVVLAMARIARDEAWRLVVHAPEGGVTRHVLEISGLNGLVDLR from the coding sequence ATGAGCGCCAGTTCCGGCAGTCTGCCACCCGCACCCGACGGCACCCTGGACACGGGGTCGGCCGTCCTGCTCGCCGCGCTCGAGAGCGCCCCCGACGCCGTCTTTTGCCTGGCGTCCGACGGTGCGGGACCGCTCTGGGCCAATGCGCGGGCGCGCGCGCTGGACGCGGGGCGCAACGGTCTGCCCGAGGTCGCCGGCCGGCCGGTGGCCGACCTGGTGGACATCGCCATCAGCACCGGCCGCCCGGAGACGGCGCACGGGGCCCTGGGCGTCGACGGCCCCCTGGCCACGGTGACCGCCCGCCCCATGACGGTGGCGGGGGAGCCGGGGGCCGTCGTGATCGTCGAGGAGTTCGGTACCGACACCGCCGGCAACGTCCACCTCGCGCAGCTGTCGTTGCTCCCGCCGTCGTTGCCGTTGCTCCCCGACCTGCGGCTGTCCGGCAGCTACCACCGGGCGACCGACGTCTCCGTCGCCGGCGGTGACTGGTACGACGCGGTGCCGCTCGGCAAGGGCAGGGTCGCGCTCGTGGTCGGCGACGCCGTCGGGCACGGGGTCCCGGCGGCCGGGGCGATGAGCCGCCTCCGCGGGGCGATGCGCTCCACCCTCCTGCGCGACCCGGAGCCCGGCGCGGTGCTCGGCGCGCTCGACGACTTCGCCGCCCAGATGGACGACGTCGAGGGCGCGTCGATCTTCTACGGCGTGCTCGACGCCGCCACGGGGTGGCTCGTGTACAGCGCGGCCGGGCACCCGGCGCCGTTGGTCATCGGGGCCGACGGGGACACGTCGTTCCTGGAGGTGACGCCGCGCCCGCCCCTCGGCAGCCTGCCGGGCGCGCCCACGCCGGTGCACGAGGACCGGCTGCCGCAGGGCGCCACGCTGGTGCTCTTCTCCAACGGTGCCGTCCTCGGCACCGCCGACGCCCCGGCGGAGGCGCTGGACCGGCTCGGCGAGGTCGCCCGCGAGGTGCTGGCCGTACCCGGTGCCCTGGACGTGGAGGCCGGCAGCGGCCTCGCCGCGGCCGTCGCCGAGGGCGTTCGCCGGCCGCACGGCTGGCTGGACGACGTCGCCGTCCTGGTGGCCCACCGGCGGGCCACCCCGCACGAGTCGCTGCATCTGGACCTGGTGGCCGTGCCGTCGGCGCTCCCGGGGGTCCGGCGCCGGCTCAACGCCTGGCTGGCCGGCCTCGGGATGGGCGAGCAGGACCGGGTGGGCGTCATGGTGGCCGTCGGGGAGGCGTGCGCCAACGCCGCCGAGCACGCCTATCGGGGTGCCGAACCGGGGCCGATGTCGGTGACGGCGAAGGTCGACGTCGACGGGATGCTCACGGTGACCGTCCAGGACCAAGGGACGTGGCGCCCGCCGGACCGGGATCCCGGCGACCGCGGGCGCGGCCTGCTGATCATGCGCCAGCTCGTGGACGGCGTGACGCTGGAGGAGGACCACGGCACCACGGTGACGCTGAGCTTCCGGCTGCGCCGGACGCCCGACGAGGAGCTCGACCAGTACCGGGTCTGCGACAACGCCGAGGTGGTCGTCGACCGGGAGGGCGACCGTCCGGTGGTACGGGTCAGCGGCGCGGTCGACGCCCCGGCCGCCGAGCAACTGCGGATCAGGATGCTCGAGGCCAGCCACGGCGGCGCCGCCCGGATGGAGCTCGACCTGTGCCGGGTGTCGCTGTTCAGCAGCGCGGCGGTGCGGGTGGTGCTGGCGATGGCGCGGATCGCCCGGGACGAGGCCTGGCGCCTGGTGGTGCACGCGCCGGAGGGTGGCGTCACCCGGCACGTCCTGGAGATCAGCGGCCTGAACGGCCTGGTGGACCTGCGCTGA
- a CDS encoding ATP-binding protein, whose product MVDSRGTLAQDGRRVERLELRVPTTPTQLPAVRAMAGDLAMRMDYDLDAVEDLRLAVDEACATLTTIALGDAPLTVVFETTRAGLRIDAWVPTASGTEVPTDGFGWVVLAALVDAVEGRRSSQGEVPAGNGSDAPVAVISLVKYLPGHRPAETGSDSGQNLSVAR is encoded by the coding sequence ATGGTCGACTCGAGGGGCACCCTCGCGCAGGACGGACGACGTGTGGAGCGGCTGGAGCTGCGGGTGCCCACCACACCGACCCAGCTGCCCGCCGTGCGGGCGATGGCCGGTGACCTGGCGATGCGCATGGACTACGACCTCGACGCGGTGGAGGACCTCCGCCTGGCCGTCGACGAGGCCTGCGCGACACTGACGACGATCGCCCTCGGCGACGCCCCGCTGACGGTCGTCTTCGAGACCACCCGCGCCGGTCTCCGCATCGACGCCTGGGTTCCCACCGCCTCCGGCACCGAGGTGCCGACCGACGGCTTCGGCTGGGTCGTCCTGGCGGCGCTGGTGGACGCGGTCGAGGGACGCCGGTCCAGCCAGGGCGAGGTGCCCGCGGGGAACGGCTCCGACGCCCCGGTGGCCGTGATCTCCCTGGTCAAGTACCTGCCCGGGCACAGGCCGGCCGAGACGGGGAGCGACTCGGGGCAGAACCTCTCGGTGGCCCGGTGA
- a CDS encoding RNA polymerase sigma factor SigF, with the protein MTRSAAADSLEEEPLNATPGADATPAEEPSADAVEEIAAAEPATAEPAVAEPAVEADTPPLSENRRRAERTAPLFAELATLEKDDPRRERLREILVEEHLPLVRHFARRFSNRGEPFDDLLQVGTLGLIAAIDRFDPTRGVEFLSFAVPTITGEIKRHFRDQGWSVRVPRRLQELHLSLNSAVGELAQKNGRAPTPSELAEHLGIPRAEVLEGLAVANAYRSSSLDERLSGEDDSPTLAATLGAEDAALEGVEYRESLQPLLATIPARERRILILRFFGNMTQSQIAADIGISQMHVSRLLSQTLAKLREGLLKD; encoded by the coding sequence GTGACCCGGTCGGCCGCCGCCGACTCCCTCGAGGAGGAGCCGCTGAACGCCACCCCCGGCGCCGACGCGACGCCGGCCGAGGAGCCCTCGGCCGACGCCGTGGAGGAAATCGCCGCCGCCGAGCCCGCTACCGCCGAGCCCGCCGTCGCCGAGCCGGCCGTCGAGGCCGACACACCGCCGCTGTCGGAGAACCGGCGCCGGGCCGAGCGCACCGCGCCGTTGTTCGCGGAGCTGGCCACGCTGGAGAAGGACGACCCGCGGCGCGAGCGGCTGCGGGAGATCCTGGTCGAGGAGCACCTGCCCCTGGTCCGGCACTTCGCCCGCCGGTTCAGCAACCGCGGTGAGCCGTTCGACGACCTGCTCCAGGTGGGCACGCTCGGCCTGATCGCCGCGATCGACCGGTTCGACCCCACCCGCGGGGTGGAGTTCCTGTCCTTCGCGGTGCCCACGATCACCGGGGAGATCAAGCGGCACTTCCGCGACCAGGGCTGGTCGGTGCGGGTCCCGCGCCGGCTCCAGGAGCTGCACCTGTCGCTGAACTCCGCCGTCGGCGAGCTCGCCCAGAAGAACGGTCGGGCGCCCACGCCGAGCGAGCTGGCCGAGCACCTGGGGATCCCGCGCGCCGAGGTGCTCGAGGGGCTCGCCGTCGCGAACGCCTACCGCAGCAGCTCGCTCGACGAGCGGCTCTCCGGCGAGGACGACTCCCCCACGCTGGCGGCGACGCTGGGCGCGGAGGACGCCGCACTCGAGGGCGTGGAGTACCGGGAGTCGCTGCAGCCGCTCCTGGCCACGATCCCGGCTCGTGAGCGCCGGATCCTCATCCTGCGGTTCTTCGGCAACATGACGCAGTCGCAGATCGCCGCCGACATCGGCATCTCGCAGATGCACGTCTCCCGGCTGCTCAGCCAGACCCTGGCCAAGCTCCGCGAGGGCCTGCTCAAGGACTGA
- a CDS encoding SPFH domain-containing protein: MDAALIALIVVALLVIVVIAKSVTIVPQAQAKVVERLGRYSRTLSPGLSLLVPFIDRVRATIDLREQVISFPPQPVITADNLQVGIDTVVYFQVTDPRLAVYGIANYITGMEQLTTTTLRNVVGGLNLEGALTGRDGINSQLRTVLDGTTGPWGLRVARVEIKAIDPPPSIQDSMEKQMRADRDKRAIILTAEGARQSAITTAEGEKAAAILSAEGKKQAAILEAEAERQSRILKAEGERAALYLQAQGQAKSIETVFQAIHDGKPDQGLLAYQYLQTLPQIAQGDANKMWIVPSEFSKALDGLANLGGAAEGKSWMDVPAGDGGSGPKDGGLDTSSWFESQLPRAADQPEAKIELSSITDTAPAVPTPPPLSQVAQDVRESGPAADPRNRNGSTDPDAPDGPPQLPPQ, from the coding sequence GTGGATGCGGCACTCATCGCACTGATCGTCGTCGCCCTGCTGGTGATCGTCGTGATCGCCAAGAGCGTGACCATCGTGCCCCAGGCCCAGGCCAAGGTCGTCGAGCGGCTGGGCCGGTACAGCCGGACGCTGTCGCCCGGTCTCTCCCTCCTGGTGCCGTTCATCGACCGCGTGCGGGCGACGATCGACCTGCGCGAGCAGGTCATCTCCTTCCCGCCGCAGCCGGTCATCACCGCCGACAACCTCCAGGTCGGCATCGACACCGTCGTCTACTTCCAGGTCACCGACCCCCGGCTGGCCGTGTACGGCATCGCCAACTACATCACCGGCATGGAGCAGCTGACCACCACGACGCTGCGCAACGTGGTCGGCGGGCTGAACCTGGAGGGCGCGCTCACCGGGCGCGACGGAATCAACAGCCAGCTCCGCACCGTGCTGGACGGCACCACCGGCCCCTGGGGCCTGCGGGTCGCCCGGGTGGAGATCAAGGCGATCGACCCGCCGCCCTCCATCCAGGACTCGATGGAGAAGCAGATGCGCGCCGACCGCGACAAGCGGGCGATCATCCTGACCGCCGAGGGCGCGCGCCAGTCGGCGATCACCACCGCCGAGGGCGAGAAGGCCGCGGCCATCCTCTCGGCCGAGGGCAAGAAGCAGGCCGCCATCCTCGAGGCGGAGGCCGAGCGGCAGAGCCGCATCCTCAAGGCCGAGGGTGAGCGGGCGGCGCTGTACCTGCAGGCGCAGGGCCAGGCGAAGTCCATCGAGACGGTCTTCCAGGCGATCCACGACGGCAAGCCCGACCAGGGGCTGCTGGCCTACCAGTACCTGCAGACGCTGCCGCAGATCGCCCAGGGCGACGCCAACAAGATGTGGATCGTCCCGAGCGAGTTCAGCAAGGCGCTGGACGGGCTGGCGAACCTGGGCGGCGCCGCCGAAGGGAAGTCCTGGATGGACGTGCCGGCCGGCGACGGCGGCAGCGGCCCGAAGGACGGCGGGCTCGACACCAGCAGCTGGTTCGAGTCGCAGCTGCCCCGGGCGGCCGACCAGCCCGAGGCGAAGATCGAGCTGTCCAGCATCACCGACACCGCGCCCGCGGTGCCGACGCCGCCGCCGCTGTCCCAGGTCGCCCAGGACGTGCGGGAGAGCGGTCCGGCTGCCGACCCGCGCAACCGGAACGGCAGCACGGATCCGGACGCGCCGGACGGCCCGCCGCAGCTGCCCCCGCAGTAG